A stretch of the Arachis stenosperma cultivar V10309 chromosome 6, arast.V10309.gnm1.PFL2, whole genome shotgun sequence genome encodes the following:
- the LOC130933804 gene encoding uncharacterized protein LOC130933804 translates to MDRTWIEKPRTTKEYQDGINGFLDFAFARAAISDRICCPCPRCAFGKWHKRDTVQDHLLLKPFPKNYLVWNRHGEIQPAEPSSIEVQATPYQENPLNTLINDVFGHHGDEGITGVNDAVIDNGGEDIADERLHEASFDDGSEFNEFVRDGNEKLHEGSKCTKLEFIIKLYHIKVLCRISDKAMTMILNLLRDTFDGIQLPSSFYLAKQVICKLGLEYTKIDACPNDCMLYLDDNPDNVQDTCKYCGISRWSPKKKKKKQAAKVLRYFPLKPRLKRLYMCSKTAEHMQWHNSASARDGLLRHPRDGQAWKDFNATHTLFAEEPRNVRLGLATDGFNPFGALSSTNSVWPVFLIPYNLLPWMCMNHTSFILSMIIPEKKSPGNKIDVYLQPLIDELKDLWNDGVETFDSSSGNTFRMHAALMWTISDFPGLGMLSGWNTHTGFACPTCNFDFYPCYLRHSSKWCFMGHRRFLGRNHRFRLNRVRFDGSTEERGPPKKLSGVDILEQQLDVETRDQQREESHSSGKRPRREVKQWNKRSIFFDLPYWKTNLLRHNLDFMHIEKNVCDNILYTLLNDKAKSKDNLKARKDLKEMGIRRDLWPSDNGSYHLSLFSLTRDTKKLFLSALKNVVLPDGYSSNISRCVDEGQKKIFGLKSHDCHILLEELLPIAIRHLLSDHVTAVLVEFGSFFKILCGKSLSTSELDKLQQRIVIILCQLEMLFPPSFFTVMVHLAVHLVEEAKLRGPVHYRYMYPIERELGHLKSHVRNRAQAEASIAEGYLAEECLTFCSRYFEDIETRFNRPRRVCDDPLDRGCSESCLFPTVGKAGSSGTFFTLSEKQKLQAHRYVLLNCQAVKDYVNEFREYIIRSSKGRRANSTDIEKRVFKDFVSWFEKRIMNPDTIEQLSTDIKFLARGPLSNATRYSAYKINGCTFRTVDREEGLRTQNSGVYLTSTTPCVASRVDRNLRQGDVPYYGKLV, encoded by the exons ATGGATAGAACTTGGATTGAAAAACCTCGAACAACAAAAGAATACCAAGACGGCATAAATGGATTCCTTGATTTTGCTTTTGCGAGAGCGGCCATTTCGGATAGAATATGTTGTCCATGTCCACGGTGTGCGTTTGGAAAATGGCATAAAAGGGACACAGTTCAGGATCACTTGCTCTTAAAGCCATTTCCCAAGAACTATCTTGTTTGGAATCGTCATGGTGAGATACAACCTGCTGAGCCAAGTAGTATAGAAGTGCAAGCGACACCATATCAAGAGAATCCATTAAACACATTAATCAATGATGTATTCGGCCACCATGGGGATGAAGGTATAACGGGAGTGAATGATGCAGTTATAGACAATGGAGGTGAAGACATCGCAGATGAAAGATTACATGAAGCCTCTTTTGATGATGGCAGCGAGTTCAATGAATTTGTAAGAGACGGAAATGAAAAGTTGCATGAGGGCAGTAAATGCACAAAGTTGGAgtttataatcaaattgtatCACATAAAGGTTTTGTGTAGAATAAGTGATAAGGCCATGACTATGATATTGAATTTGTTGAGAGATACATTTGATGGAATACAGTTGCCTTCTAGTTTTTATTTGGCCAAGCAAGTAATTTGCAAACTTGGCCTGGAATATACTAAGATAGATGCTTGCCCAAACGATTGTATGTTATATCTAGATGACAATCCAGATAACGTACAAGACACATGCAAGTATTGCGGTATATCTAGATGGAGCcctaagaaaaaaaagaaaaagcaagctgCAAAAGTTTTGCGATACTTTCCATTGAAGCCAAGGTTGAAAAGATTATATATGTGTAGCAAGACGGCTGAGCACATGCAATGGCATAATTCTGCATCTGCAAGAGATGGATTACTGAGACATCCAAGGGACGGCCAAGCGTGGAAGGATTTTAATGCGACACACACTTTGTTTGCCGAAGAGCCACGAAATGTTCGCTTAGGTCTTGCAACTGATGGTTTTAATCCCTTTGGAGCCTTGAGTTCTACCAATAGCGTTTGGCCTGTGTTCCTGATTCCATACAATCTTCTGCCTTGGATGTGTATGAATCACACTTCTTTCATCTTATCAATGATTATTCCAGAAAAAAAGTCTCCAGGAAATAAGATAGATGTGTACTTGCAGCCCCTTATAGATGAATTGAAAGATTTATGGAACGATGGTGTGGAGACCTTTGACTCATCATCTGGAAACACATTTAGAATGCATGCAGCTCTTATGTGGACAATAAGTGATTTTCCTGGGTTAGGTATGCTATCTGGTTGGAACACACACACTGGTTTCGCTTGTCCCACTTGTAACTTTGATTTTTATCCTTGTTATCTCCGTCATAGTTCTAAATGGTGCTTCATGGGTCATAGACGTTTTTTGGGAAGAAATCATAGATTTAGACTGAATCGTGTTCGTTTTGACGGAAGCACAGAGGAGCGTGGTCCACCTAAGAAGTTATCAGGTGTTGACATTCTTGAACAACAACTGGATGTTGAAACACGAGATCAGCAACGAGAAGAATCTCATAGTAGTGGGAAGAGACCTCGACGAGAAGTCAAGCAGTGGAACAAGCGAAGCATTTTCTTTGATCTTCCGTACTGGAAAACCAATTTGTTGCGTCATAATTTGGACTTTATGCACATTGAGAAGAATGTGTGTGATAACATTTTGTATACTTTGCTTAATGATAAAGCAAAATCAAAGGATAATCTCAAGGCACGGAAAGATTTGAAAGAAATGGGCATAAGGCGAGATCTCTGGCCAAGTGACAATGGATCATAtcatttatctttattttcactAACACGTGATACCAAGAAGCTATTTCTTTCAGCTTTGAAGAATGTTGTGCTACCAGATGGATACTCAAGTAACATTTCGAGATGTGTTGATGAAGGacagaaaaaaatttttggattgAAAAGTCATGACTGCCATATTCTTTTAGAGGAATTATTACCAATAGCAATTCGTCATTTACTGTCAGATCATGTTACCGCGGTATTGGTTGAGTTTGGCTCATTCTTTAAGATCCTTTGTGGGAAAAGTTTAAGTACTTCTGAACTTGACAAGCTCCAACAACGCATAGTGATCATCCTTTGCCAATTGGAAATGTTATTTCCTCCATCATTTTTTACCGTTATGGTTCACTTGGCAGTCCATCTAGTAGAGGAAGCAAAGCTCAGAGGTCCAGTGCATTATCGATATATGTATCCTATTGAGAG ggAGTTAGGTCATCTAAAATCCCATGTACGGAATAGAGCACAAGCAGAAGCGTCTATAGCCGAAGGATATCTAGCTGAGGAATGTCTCACTTTTTGTTCTCGCTATTTTGAGGATATAGAGACAAGGTTCAATAGACCTAGACGTGTATGTGATGACCCACTTGACAGGGGATGCTCAGAATCTTGCCTCTTTCCGACGGTGGGTAAAGCAGGGAGTTCTGGTACATTTTTTACTTTAAGTGAAAAGCAAAAGCTACAAGCCCATAGATATGTGTTACTGAATTGTCAAGCCGTCAAGGATTATGTGAA TGAATTCAGGGAATACATAATAAGAAGCTCAAAGGGAAGGAGAGCGAACTCCACAGACATAGAGAAGAGAGTGTTTAAGGATTTTGTTTCGTGGTTTGAAAAACGA